In Ignavibacteriota bacterium, the following are encoded in one genomic region:
- the secD gene encoding protein translocase subunit SecD, with the protein MYFLYPTYKDSEMRKELAGLRGADSLAYLEKHDAEIRENRAKRVKLGLDLQGGMRVVLEVNVLKLIEDLGKNRDEVYTQIMKEVREETRRSDESPVVILRRKFEERQIRMSRYYGSLRDDNDKIAAYLEDEAKKAIDRGMEIVGNRVDQYGVSEPVIQKLGGTRINVELPGVSKEAEVRSLLQGTALLEFKLLKEPEVAYRIMTAVDLAIAAATTDTTDTTATFAAADDTTKISTPEGEMTAAQFSRKHPFFTVALVNPQYPGEAMVQEENRDKIRRWLEIESVQRAIPNDVQFVWSAKARPVEDGKKFYTLYPVKRNAELTGGVITNARATLDPGFNQPVVTMEMNSEGSRQWGQITGANIGKRIAIVLDDAVFSAPVVRGKITGGHSQIEGMDNLDEARLLEIVLKAGALPAPVEIIEQRSIGPSLGEDSIRTGIFSSVLATVLTIIFMAVYYRTGGMVADVAVVFCLLFLVAVLAAFQGTLTLPGIAGIILTLAVAVDANVLIYERIREEAATGKTLRAAIDAGYEKAFSAIFDSNLTTFISGVILFQFGSGPVQGFALTLMIGIVASMFSAIYITRMIFNMLTDKYGSKVSFG; encoded by the coding sequence ATGTACTTCCTGTACCCGACGTACAAGGATAGTGAGATGCGCAAGGAGTTGGCCGGGTTACGTGGTGCGGACAGTCTGGCGTACCTCGAGAAGCATGATGCCGAGATCCGCGAGAACCGCGCAAAGCGGGTCAAGCTGGGCCTCGACCTGCAGGGCGGCATGCGCGTCGTCCTCGAGGTCAACGTCCTCAAGCTTATCGAAGACCTCGGTAAGAATAGAGACGAGGTCTACACCCAGATCATGAAAGAGGTCCGCGAAGAGACCCGCCGTTCCGACGAGTCCCCCGTGGTCATCCTCCGCCGCAAGTTCGAAGAGCGTCAGATCCGCATGAGCCGGTACTACGGCAGCCTGCGGGACGACAACGACAAGATCGCGGCATATCTGGAGGACGAGGCGAAGAAGGCGATCGACCGCGGCATGGAGATCGTCGGCAACCGCGTCGACCAGTACGGCGTGTCCGAACCCGTGATCCAGAAACTCGGCGGCACCCGCATCAACGTTGAACTTCCGGGCGTCAGCAAAGAAGCCGAAGTCCGCTCCCTGCTGCAGGGAACCGCACTCCTCGAATTCAAGCTGCTCAAAGAACCCGAGGTCGCCTACCGTATCATGACCGCCGTGGACCTCGCGATCGCGGCAGCAACGACCGACACCACCGATACGACCGCGACCTTCGCGGCCGCGGACGACACGACGAAGATCTCGACCCCCGAAGGGGAGATGACCGCCGCCCAGTTCTCCCGGAAACACCCCTTCTTCACCGTCGCCCTGGTGAACCCGCAGTATCCGGGCGAAGCCATGGTCCAGGAAGAGAACCGCGACAAGATCCGGCGCTGGCTGGAGATCGAAAGCGTGCAGCGCGCGATCCCCAACGATGTGCAGTTCGTGTGGAGCGCCAAGGCGCGTCCGGTCGAGGACGGCAAGAAATTCTATACGCTGTACCCCGTGAAGCGGAATGCGGAACTGACCGGCGGCGTGATCACCAATGCGCGCGCCACCCTCGATCCGGGCTTCAATCAGCCGGTCGTGACGATGGAAATGAACAGCGAAGGCTCACGGCAGTGGGGACAGATCACGGGCGCCAACATCGGCAAGCGCATCGCGATCGTCCTGGATGACGCCGTGTTCTCCGCACCGGTGGTGCGCGGCAAGATCACCGGCGGCCATTCCCAGATCGAAGGCATGGACAACCTCGACGAGGCACGCCTCCTCGAGATCGTCCTGAAGGCCGGCGCCCTCCCCGCTCCCGTCGAGATCATCGAACAGAGGTCCATCGGACCGTCACTGGGCGAAGATTCGATCCGTACGGGCATCTTCTCGTCCGTGCTGGCAACGGTCCTGACCATCATCTTCATGGCGGTCTACTACCGGACCGGTGGCATGGTCGCCGACGTTGCGGTGGTGTTCTGCCTCCTGTTCCTGGTGGCCGTCCTCGCAGCGTTCCAGGGCACGCTCACCCTCCCCGGCATCGCGGGTATCATCCTGACGCTGGCGGTGGCGGTGGACGCGAACGTGCTGATCTACGAGCGTATCCGCGAAGAAGCCGCCACGGGCAAGACGCTCCGCGCCGCGATCGATGCGGGCTATGAGAAGGCGTTCAGCGCCATCTTCGACTCGAACCTGACGACCTTCATCTCAGGTGTCATTCTGTTCCAGTTCGGCTCCGGTCCGGTCCAGGGCTTTGCACTTACCCTGATGATCGGTATCGTCGCCAGTATGTTCAGCGCCATCTACATCACGCGCATGATCTTCAACATGCTGACAGACAAATACGGATCAAAAGTTTCCTTCGGTTAA
- the secF gene encoding protein translocase subunit SecF, which translates to MRLFGKTNIDFMKMRKTWYMVSLSVILIGMVSLFIKGVDYGIDFLGGTELIVQFTEPVQIGDVRSAMDRVGLGRSEIKTFGSPRDILVRTVEQAEGNVIGDKMQGALKEQFPSNPYTVLKEDKIGPKIGAELRTNAMYAIVASLIAIWLYIGFRFKFTYGVGAVVALFHDVLVTLGMISIFDGVFNLEISQNMVAAFLTLVGLSVNDTVVIFDRIRENQKIFRSMPLTDLINKSLNETLSRTIITSGTIFIVLVVMLIFGGEVIRGFSFALTIGIVTGTYSSIYMASAVVLEWSLRTRKDAKLID; encoded by the coding sequence ATGCGTCTGTTCGGCAAAACGAACATCGATTTCATGAAGATGCGGAAGACCTGGTACATGGTCTCCCTCAGCGTCATCCTCATCGGGATGGTGTCCCTCTTCATCAAAGGTGTCGACTACGGCATCGATTTCCTCGGCGGCACAGAACTCATCGTCCAGTTCACCGAACCTGTTCAGATCGGTGATGTACGGTCAGCGATGGACCGCGTCGGCCTCGGCCGTTCCGAGATCAAGACCTTCGGCAGCCCGCGCGACATCCTCGTGCGGACGGTCGAGCAGGCGGAAGGGAATGTGATCGGCGATAAGATGCAGGGCGCGCTGAAAGAACAGTTCCCGTCGAACCCGTACACGGTGCTCAAGGAAGACAAGATCGGGCCGAAGATCGGCGCGGAGCTGCGGACGAACGCGATGTATGCGATCGTCGCATCTCTCATCGCGATCTGGCTCTACATCGGGTTCCGGTTCAAGTTCACCTACGGCGTTGGCGCGGTGGTCGCGCTGTTCCACGACGTCCTGGTAACCCTCGGCATGATCTCGATCTTCGACGGTGTCTTCAACCTCGAGATCTCGCAGAACATGGTCGCGGCGTTCCTGACCCTCGTCGGCCTCTCGGTGAACGACACCGTCGTGATCTTCGACCGTATCCGCGAGAACCAGAAGATCTTCCGCAGCATGCCGCTGACGGATCTGATCAACAAGAGTCTGAACGAGACCCTGAGCCGCACCATCATCACATCCGGCACGATCTTCATCGTGCTCGTCGTGATGCTGATCTTCGGCGGCGAGGTGATCCGCGGGTTCTCGTTCGCGCTCACCATTGGCATCGTCACCGGTACGTATTCGTCGATCTACATGGCAAGCGCGGTCGTCCTCGAATGGTCGCTGCGCACACGCAAGGATGCGAAGCTCATCGATTGA
- a CDS encoding STAS domain-containing protein, which translates to MKSSVSEHGSVTAVHLEGNLMGGPDATALNSKLHELVDAGRKQVVVDLKGVEFINSSGLGLLIGGASLLKNAGGGLKLACASEKITALIKITRLGPVFESFASVDDAVISFTK; encoded by the coding sequence ATGAAGTCCTCGGTGAGTGAACATGGCAGCGTGACCGCCGTCCACCTGGAAGGCAACCTGATGGGCGGCCCCGATGCCACCGCGTTGAACAGCAAGCTGCATGAGCTGGTCGATGCAGGCCGCAAGCAGGTGGTCGTGGACCTGAAGGGCGTCGAGTTCATCAACAGTTCGGGACTCGGACTCCTGATCGGTGGTGCAAGTCTTCTCAAGAATGCCGGCGGCGGACTCAAATTGGCCTGCGCATCGGAGAAGATCACCGCGCTGATCAAGATCACCCGGCTCGGACCGGTGTTCGAATCGTTCGCCTCGGTGGACGATGCCGTGATAAGTTTCACGAAGTGA